In the Ilumatobacteraceae bacterium genome, one interval contains:
- a CDS encoding universal stress protein codes for MFQQIIVPVDGSERSWSAARAGAVIADACAAEMQLISVVADQRQADEVGAEIAEALDSELPLATGVTVVPLIASEANGTTVGSTIAAHAESVSGAMVVMSSTGRGRSAAVLGSVADDVLRCMFGPIIVLGPRAVELESFSGDLVVPVDGSDFAETILPLAGAWGIALGARPWIVEVITEPVTVDVDVFESSYAQRLARRLREQTHHEVEFEVLHSGHPGSEISDFAHRMDARMIVMSTHGRTGLRRFTAGSVASSVVRTATCPVVLHRPPTFPAS; via the coding sequence ATGTTCCAGCAGATCATCGTTCCCGTCGACGGGTCGGAACGGTCGTGGTCGGCCGCCCGGGCCGGTGCCGTCATCGCCGACGCGTGCGCCGCCGAGATGCAGCTCATCAGCGTCGTCGCCGACCAACGGCAAGCCGACGAAGTCGGTGCCGAGATCGCCGAGGCGCTCGACTCCGAACTTCCCCTCGCCACCGGTGTCACCGTCGTTCCGCTGATCGCCTCGGAGGCGAACGGTACGACGGTCGGTTCCACCATCGCGGCCCACGCCGAATCGGTCAGCGGCGCCATGGTCGTCATGAGCTCGACGGGTCGCGGACGGTCGGCTGCCGTGCTCGGCAGCGTCGCCGACGACGTGCTGCGGTGCATGTTCGGCCCGATCATCGTGCTCGGGCCGCGGGCGGTCGAACTCGAGTCGTTCTCCGGCGACCTGGTGGTCCCCGTCGACGGCTCGGACTTCGCGGAGACCATCCTGCCGCTGGCCGGCGCATGGGGCATCGCACTGGGTGCCCGGCCATGGATCGTCGAGGTGATCACCGAGCCGGTGACGGTCGACGTCGATGTCTTCGAGAGTTCCTACGCCCAGCGCCTCGCCCGGCGATTGCGGGAACAGACGCACCACGAGGTCGAGTTCGAGGTCTTGCACAGTGGGCACCCCGGTAGTGAGATCTCCGATTTCGCTCATCGGATGGACGCCCGGATGATCGTGATGAGCACGCACGGCCGAACCGGGCTGCGGCGGTTCACGGCGGGCAGCGTGGCGTCGTCCGTGGTGCGCACTGCGACCTGCCCGGTGGTCCTCCATCGGCCGCCCACGTTTCCGGCGAGCTGA
- the nifJ gene encoding pyruvate:ferredoxin (flavodoxin) oxidoreductase — protein sequence MPTAYIDGNEAAARVAYGMSEVIAIYPITPASSMGEAADAWAAAGRTNLFGAVPDVIEMQSEAGAAGTLHGALQAGSLATTFTASQGLLLMLPNMFKIAGELSPTVIHVAARALATHALSIFGDHSDVMAARTTGFAMLCAGSVQEAHDFAAVSHAATLRTRVPFLHFFDGFRTSHEINRVELLDDDTIRSMMSAEAIDDHRLRRLRPTAPVIRGTAQNPDVFFQAREAATPWHARVPAVVSDVFDELAEATGRRYSLVDYEGHAEPERIVVLMGSGTGAAGEAVARLAAEGERVGVVTVRLFRPFPAEALLAAIPPSVRSVAVLDRTKEPGSVGEPLFQDVVTVLAEAGRGDVQVIGGRYGLGSKEFTPAMVKAIFDELAAESPRRRFTVGIVDDVSRSSLTVDPSFRMGSRNRSAVFSALGSDGTVGANKASVKIIGSHEGYHAQGYFVYDSKKSGSMTVSHLRYGPDPIRSTYLVDDADLVACHQFGLLDRFDVLSTARPGATLLLNSPYPPDQVWDHLPLTARREIVDRGLEVHVIDAATIADELGIGGRINTVMQACFFALADVIPMDEAVGAMKQSIEDVYGKRGRSVVERNHAAIDRALTAMSRLEVPDRLSADELVEASAPADIDEAASLEERVTAALIAGRGDLLPVSALPVDGTFPTGTSRIEKRKLAGEIPIWEPDLCIDCGKCAIVCPHAAIRMKVYEPDELGSAPATFPTKSFRSRELGGYQLTVQVAPDDCTGCGVCVDVCPARDKSEHKRKSINMRPAVEHAAVERDRWDFFTEIPQLDRTLVSHDSVKNSQLLEPLFEFSGACSGCGETPYLKLLTQLFGDRLVVANATGCSSIYGGNLPTTPWASNADGRGPAWANSLFEDNAEFGLGIRLGVEQHQRDARRLVTELADPIGPELAEALVTNTQPVEAAIFEQRDRVEELRRALGSIDDPRARHLDAIADELTRSSTWLVGGDGWAYDIGFGGLDHVLASGRNVNVLVLDTEVYSNTGGQASKATPLGAVAKFAMAGKGMGKKDLGAIARRYGDVYVAQVAIGGSEIQTVKALQEADAWDGPSLVIAYSTCIAHGIDMRTSMTHQKAAVKSGYWPLYRYRPTAAEHEHPFHLDSSAPSIPFREFAMEEARFAMLTRSNPERSQHLMAMAQAEIDERWHYYEQLGSVERTLTTYGADDDEIAVEIRRPGEEH from the coding sequence ATGCCCACTGCATACATCGATGGCAACGAAGCCGCGGCACGGGTCGCGTACGGGATGTCGGAGGTGATTGCGATCTATCCGATCACGCCGGCGTCGTCGATGGGCGAAGCGGCCGACGCCTGGGCCGCCGCCGGTCGGACGAACCTGTTCGGCGCGGTTCCCGACGTGATCGAGATGCAGTCCGAGGCAGGTGCCGCCGGAACCCTCCACGGCGCACTGCAGGCCGGCTCGCTGGCGACGACGTTCACCGCGTCACAGGGGCTGCTGCTCATGCTGCCCAACATGTTCAAGATCGCCGGTGAACTCTCGCCGACGGTGATCCACGTGGCGGCGCGGGCGCTCGCGACGCATGCGCTCTCGATCTTCGGCGATCACAGCGACGTGATGGCCGCCCGCACCACGGGCTTCGCGATGCTGTGCGCCGGGTCGGTGCAGGAGGCCCACGACTTCGCCGCTGTCTCGCATGCAGCGACACTGCGGACGCGCGTTCCGTTCCTGCACTTCTTCGACGGCTTCCGGACCTCGCACGAGATCAACCGGGTCGAACTGCTCGACGACGACACGATCCGGTCGATGATGTCGGCCGAGGCGATCGACGACCACCGGTTGCGCCGGCTCCGTCCGACGGCTCCGGTGATCCGCGGTACCGCCCAGAACCCCGACGTGTTCTTCCAGGCTCGTGAGGCGGCGACGCCGTGGCACGCACGTGTCCCCGCCGTCGTGTCCGACGTCTTCGACGAACTCGCCGAGGCGACGGGGCGCCGGTACTCGCTCGTCGACTACGAGGGCCACGCCGAACCCGAACGCATCGTGGTGCTGATGGGATCGGGCACCGGTGCCGCCGGCGAAGCCGTCGCCCGGCTCGCCGCGGAGGGGGAGCGGGTCGGCGTGGTGACCGTTCGGCTGTTCCGCCCGTTCCCCGCCGAGGCGTTGCTCGCTGCGATCCCGCCATCCGTCCGGTCGGTGGCCGTACTCGACCGCACGAAAGAGCCCGGTTCGGTGGGCGAGCCGCTGTTCCAGGACGTCGTCACGGTGCTGGCCGAGGCCGGTCGCGGCGACGTGCAGGTGATCGGCGGGCGGTACGGCCTGGGCTCGAAGGAGTTCACCCCGGCCATGGTCAAGGCGATCTTCGACGAGTTGGCGGCGGAGTCACCCCGGCGGCGCTTCACCGTCGGCATCGTCGACGACGTCAGCCGGTCGAGCCTGACGGTCGACCCGTCGTTCCGGATGGGATCGCGGAACCGCTCGGCCGTGTTCTCGGCGCTGGGGAGCGACGGCACGGTCGGAGCGAACAAGGCGTCGGTGAAGATCATCGGATCGCACGAGGGGTACCACGCACAGGGCTACTTCGTGTACGACTCGAAGAAGTCGGGATCGATGACGGTGTCGCACCTGCGCTACGGACCGGACCCGATCCGTTCCACCTACCTGGTCGACGACGCCGATCTCGTGGCCTGCCACCAGTTCGGGCTCCTCGACCGCTTCGACGTGCTGTCCACGGCGCGCCCGGGTGCGACGCTGCTCCTGAACTCGCCGTATCCGCCCGACCAGGTGTGGGATCACCTGCCGCTGACCGCTCGTCGGGAGATCGTCGATCGCGGACTGGAGGTGCACGTCATCGACGCCGCGACGATCGCCGACGAACTCGGGATCGGTGGCCGCATCAACACGGTCATGCAGGCGTGCTTCTTCGCGCTGGCCGACGTGATTCCGATGGACGAAGCCGTCGGGGCGATGAAGCAGTCGATCGAGGACGTATACGGCAAACGTGGACGATCGGTCGTCGAACGCAACCACGCCGCCATCGACCGAGCCCTGACCGCGATGTCCCGCCTCGAGGTGCCCGACCGTCTGAGCGCCGACGAGTTGGTCGAGGCGTCCGCCCCGGCCGACATCGACGAGGCGGCGTCGCTCGAGGAGCGGGTGACGGCGGCTCTGATCGCCGGACGGGGTGACCTCCTGCCGGTGTCGGCGTTGCCCGTCGACGGCACGTTCCCCACCGGCACCTCACGCATCGAGAAGCGCAAGCTGGCCGGCGAGATCCCGATCTGGGAGCCCGACCTCTGCATCGATTGCGGCAAGTGTGCGATCGTCTGCCCGCACGCCGCGATCCGGATGAAGGTCTACGAGCCCGACGAGCTCGGGTCGGCACCGGCGACGTTCCCGACCAAGTCGTTCAGGTCCCGCGAACTGGGCGGTTACCAGCTGACCGTTCAGGTCGCCCCCGACGATTGCACGGGTTGCGGCGTGTGCGTCGACGTGTGCCCGGCACGCGACAAGTCGGAGCACAAGCGCAAGTCGATCAACATGCGACCGGCGGTCGAACACGCCGCCGTCGAGCGCGATCGATGGGACTTCTTCACGGAGATCCCGCAGCTCGACCGAACCCTCGTGAGCCACGACTCGGTCAAGAACTCACAGCTGCTCGAACCGCTCTTCGAGTTCTCCGGTGCCTGCTCCGGGTGCGGTGAGACGCCGTACCTGAAGCTGCTCACCCAGTTGTTCGGCGATCGTCTGGTCGTCGCCAACGCCACCGGCTGCTCGTCGATCTACGGTGGCAACCTGCCGACCACGCCGTGGGCATCGAACGCCGATGGGCGCGGTCCGGCCTGGGCCAACTCCCTCTTCGAGGACAACGCCGAGTTCGGGCTCGGCATCCGGCTCGGTGTCGAGCAGCACCAGCGCGACGCCCGCCGCCTGGTGACCGAGCTCGCCGACCCCATCGGACCCGAACTCGCCGAGGCGCTGGTCACCAACACGCAACCCGTCGAAGCAGCGATCTTCGAGCAGCGCGACCGCGTGGAGGAGCTGCGACGGGCGCTCGGCTCGATCGACGATCCGCGAGCACGGCATCTCGATGCGATCGCCGACGAACTGACCAGATCGAGCACGTGGCTCGTCGGCGGCGACGGGTGGGCGTACGACATCGGGTTCGGCGGTCTCGACCACGTGCTCGCCAGCGGCCGCAACGTCAACGTGCTCGTGCTCGACACCGAGGTGTACTCGAACACCGGCGGGCAGGCCTCGAAGGCCACGCCGCTCGGTGCCGTGGCGAAGTTCGCGATGGCGGGCAAGGGCATGGGGAAGAAGGATCTCGGTGCGATCGCCCGCCGCTACGGCGACGTGTACGTGGCCCAGGTCGCGATCGGCGGCAGCGAGATCCAGACCGTCAAGGCACTGCAGGAGGCCGACGCCTGGGACGGCCCGTCGTTGGTGATCGCCTACTCGACGTGCATCGCCCACGGCATCGACATGCGCACGTCGATGACCCATCAGAAGGCCGCCGTGAAGTCCGGCTACTGGCCGCTGTACCGCTACCGGCCCACGGCGGCCGAGCACGAGCACCCGTTCCACCTCGATTCGTCGGCGCCGAGCATCCCGTTCCGGGAGTTCGCCATGGAGGAAGCACGCTTCGCGATGCTCACCCGGAGCAACCCGGAGCGGTCGCAGCACCTGATGGCGATGGCCCAGGCCGAGATCGATGAACGGTGGCACTACTACGAGCAGTTGGGCTCGGTCGAACGCACGCTGACGACGTACGGGGCCGACGATGACGAGATCGCCGTTGAGATCCGACGGCCCGGAGAGGAACACTGA
- a CDS encoding VIT1/CCC1 transporter family protein, translating to MTAAQPYTAVSEREAADPGSDARQLQERVATVTRGGARAAVLGVNDGLVTNVCLILAVAGASSGVDEVRIAGLASLIAGAFSMAAGEWISVRSQVELFDGIVDELHRLARRNPKLLLDELTSKLEASGLATDTAQRVSTELPLEGKRFVDFTARTVFGFDPGEVGSPVVAAMSSFALFVAGAIVPLAPWFITSGNTAIVASVTSTAFASLVVGGWVSRSSGRPMIQGASRQLAIVIVASIVTYGIGSLFGTAIG from the coding sequence ATGACCGCCGCGCAGCCGTACACGGCGGTCTCCGAGCGCGAAGCGGCCGACCCGGGGAGTGATGCACGGCAGCTCCAGGAGCGCGTCGCGACGGTCACGCGGGGCGGGGCTCGCGCTGCGGTGCTCGGCGTCAACGACGGGCTGGTCACCAACGTCTGTTTGATCCTCGCCGTCGCCGGAGCCAGCTCCGGGGTCGACGAGGTGCGGATCGCCGGTCTCGCGAGCTTGATCGCCGGCGCGTTCTCGATGGCGGCGGGGGAGTGGATCTCGGTCCGCAGCCAGGTCGAGCTGTTCGACGGCATCGTGGACGAACTCCACCGGCTCGCCCGCCGTAACCCGAAGTTGCTGCTCGACGAGCTCACGTCGAAGCTCGAAGCGAGCGGACTGGCGACCGACACCGCGCAGCGGGTGTCGACCGAGCTGCCACTCGAAGGGAAACGGTTCGTCGACTTCACCGCTCGCACCGTGTTCGGGTTCGATCCCGGCGAGGTCGGCTCACCGGTGGTCGCCGCGATGTCGTCGTTCGCGCTGTTCGTTGCCGGGGCGATCGTGCCGCTCGCGCCGTGGTTCATCACCAGCGGCAACACCGCGATCGTCGCCTCGGTGACGTCGACAGCGTTCGCGAGTCTGGTCGTCGGAGGCTGGGTGAGCCGGTCGTCCGGTCGCCCGATGATCCAGGGTGCGTCGCGGCAGCTGGCGATCGTGATCGTCGCGTCGATCGTCACCTACGGCATCGGTTCGCTGTTCGGCACCGCGATCGGCTGA
- a CDS encoding peroxiredoxin, translating to MLTPGRPAPAFALPDQHGDVVDLADLRGGWVLLWWYPKAATPGUTVEGQALRDRADRLAELDVTVLGASFDSPAENLAFAEAQAFPFRLLSDTDRQVARAYGVARDPGDKFAGFARRFSFLIDPDGVIHRSYDVTDVAGHADHVIADVEQAARS from the coding sequence ATGCTGACGCCTGGACGCCCCGCACCCGCCTTTGCGCTGCCCGATCAGCACGGCGACGTCGTCGATCTGGCCGACCTCCGCGGGGGTTGGGTGCTGCTGTGGTGGTACCCCAAGGCTGCAACCCCTGGTTGAACCGTCGAAGGCCAGGCCCTGCGTGACAGGGCCGATCGACTCGCCGAACTCGATGTGACCGTCCTCGGAGCGTCGTTCGACTCGCCCGCCGAGAACCTCGCGTTCGCCGAGGCGCAGGCGTTCCCGTTCCGGCTCCTGAGCGACACCGATCGGCAGGTGGCCCGTGCGTACGGCGTCGCCCGTGACCCCGGCGACAAGTTCGCCGGGTTCGCGCGTCGGTTCAGCTTCCTGATCGACCCCGACGGTGTGATCCATCGGTCGTACGACGTCACCGACGTCGCCGGACACGCCGACCACGTCATCGCCGACGTCGAGCAGGCGGCCCGTTCATGA
- a CDS encoding 2-hydroxyacid dehydrogenase: MAEIRMFSSKPYDRAAFERANESFGFDLTFLSDRLSGETAQLANGAEAVCAFVNDVVSNDVLEQFAAAGTRCVALRCAGFNNVDLDAADRLGIEVVRVPAYSPNAVAEHTLALILSLNRGIHRAHARVRDGNFSLDGLVGFDLAGKTAAVIGTGRIGAIVARLLWHLRCDVIAVDDYRDDHLVELGVEYTDLDTALGRADLVTLNCPLTADTHHLIDHDAIERMRPGAMLVNTGRGALIDTAAAIDGLKSGQIGSLAIDVYEEEGDLFFEDRSAEVIGDDVFARLLTFPNVLVTAHQAFLTHEALASIATTTLENVAAVLGGDECANRVSAAG, translated from the coding sequence ATGGCCGAGATTCGGATGTTCTCGTCGAAACCATACGACCGGGCTGCGTTCGAGCGGGCCAACGAATCGTTCGGCTTCGACCTCACGTTCCTGAGCGACCGACTGTCCGGTGAGACCGCGCAGCTCGCCAACGGCGCCGAGGCGGTGTGCGCGTTCGTCAACGACGTCGTGTCGAACGACGTGCTCGAACAGTTCGCGGCCGCCGGGACGCGATGCGTGGCGTTGCGGTGCGCCGGGTTCAACAACGTCGACCTCGACGCCGCCGACCGACTCGGGATCGAGGTGGTGCGGGTGCCGGCGTACTCGCCCAATGCCGTCGCCGAGCACACGCTGGCGTTGATCCTCTCGTTGAACCGGGGCATCCATCGGGCGCACGCCCGCGTGCGCGACGGCAACTTCTCGCTCGACGGTCTCGTGGGGTTCGATCTCGCCGGCAAGACCGCGGCCGTCATCGGAACCGGTCGCATCGGTGCGATCGTGGCCCGGTTGCTCTGGCACCTCCGGTGCGATGTCATCGCCGTCGACGACTACCGCGACGACCATCTCGTCGAACTCGGCGTCGAGTACACCGACCTCGACACGGCACTCGGCCGCGCCGATCTGGTCACCCTCAACTGTCCGCTGACCGCCGACACCCACCATCTGATCGACCACGACGCGATCGAGCGCATGCGGCCGGGAGCGATGCTGGTCAACACCGGCCGAGGAGCCCTGATCGACACCGCTGCCGCGATCGACGGGCTCAAGTCGGGACAGATCGGTTCGCTCGCGATCGACGTGTACGAAGAGGAGGGCGACCTGTTCTTCGAGGACCGCAGCGCCGAGGTGATCGGCGACGACGTGTTCGCCCGACTGCTGACGTTCCCGAACGTGCTCGTGACCGCACATCAGGCGTTCCTCACCCACGAGGCGTTGGCGTCGATCGCCACGACGACGTTGGAGAACGTCGCAGCGGTCCTGGGCGGCGACGAGTGCGCGAATCGGGTGTCGGCCGCCGGCTGA
- a CDS encoding universal stress protein, with amino-acid sequence MRAQTLVVGYDGSNDARRALDAAMAHVSDDGIVHVVTAFDPPSRAELDRVLRKLPPEFQNSASLEETPRGYLRDAEAQLERAGIRHEGHFVDGHPAAAILDVADAVGADLIVIGTRGLGRVDRFLRGSVSARIANHARTSLMMIHHDEAAA; translated from the coding sequence ATGAGAGCTCAGACACTGGTGGTTGGCTACGACGGTTCGAACGATGCCCGCAGGGCACTGGACGCCGCGATGGCCCACGTCTCGGACGACGGCATCGTGCACGTCGTGACCGCGTTCGACCCTCCGAGTCGTGCGGAACTCGACCGGGTGCTGCGGAAGCTCCCGCCCGAGTTCCAGAACTCGGCCAGCTTGGAAGAAACCCCTCGTGGGTACCTCCGTGACGCCGAGGCGCAACTCGAACGCGCGGGGATACGTCACGAAGGCCACTTCGTCGACGGGCATCCGGCGGCAGCCATTCTCGATGTCGCCGACGCCGTCGGCGCCGACCTGATCGTGATCGGAACACGCGGCCTCGGCCGCGTCGACCGGTTCCTCCGGGGGAGTGTCTCCGCGAGGATCGCCAATCACGCTCGCACGAGCCTGATGATGATCCATCACGACGAAGCCGCCGCCTGA
- a CDS encoding sigma-70 family RNA polymerase sigma factor produces MRQQRWHDARFAQSAAQPRAGDIVVLDTPPDTRPDTRPAGRASSFDVDRLARRYRRTGAVAARNLIVEEYCWLADRCARQFAHRGEPLPDLIQVARLGLVKAAERFDPDRGSKFESFARPTITGELRRHFRDRAWSVSVPRRCKDLRPLVRSAREHLEQELGRPATVDEIADLVDRDRDEIAATITANAAYRTRPLDRPNDDDTGGGWRQRLASDDTWPGDRLEVLAMVKRLDDRSRMIVYWHFFEDRTQRDIGTELGIGQVQVSRLLKAALSQLRSTLEPAVPAPAA; encoded by the coding sequence ATGCGACAGCAGCGATGGCACGACGCTCGCTTCGCCCAATCCGCCGCCCAACCCCGTGCCGGAGACATCGTGGTCCTCGACACCCCTCCCGACACCCGACCCGACACCCGACCCGCAGGCCGAGCGTCGTCCTTCGACGTCGACCGCCTCGCTCGCCGGTATCGACGCACCGGCGCCGTTGCAGCCCGAAACCTGATCGTCGAAGAGTACTGCTGGCTCGCAGATCGCTGTGCCCGCCAGTTCGCTCACCGTGGCGAGCCGCTCCCCGACCTGATCCAGGTCGCACGCCTCGGACTGGTCAAGGCCGCCGAACGCTTCGACCCCGACCGCGGCTCGAAGTTCGAGAGCTTCGCCCGGCCGACGATCACCGGCGAGCTGCGACGGCATTTCCGAGATCGTGCGTGGAGCGTCTCGGTGCCACGTCGGTGCAAGGATCTCCGACCGCTCGTACGGAGCGCACGCGAACACCTCGAGCAGGAGCTCGGCCGACCGGCGACCGTCGACGAGATCGCCGACCTCGTCGACCGTGACCGCGACGAGATCGCAGCGACGATCACGGCCAACGCCGCCTACCGGACGCGACCACTCGATCGGCCGAACGATGACGACACTGGCGGCGGATGGCGACAGCGCCTCGCATCGGACGACACCTGGCCCGGCGACCGTCTCGAAGTGCTCGCCATGGTCAAGCGGCTCGACGACCGCTCTCGCATGATCGTCTACTGGCACTTCTTCGAGGATCGAACCCAGCGCGACATCGGAACCGAGCTCGGCATCGGCCAGGTCCAGGTGTCCCGGTTGCTCAAGGCGGCGCTCTCACAGCTCCGATCGACGCTCGAGCCGGCTGTGCCGGCGCCCGCTGCCTGA
- a CDS encoding universal stress protein, with protein MNDRVERPIVVGIDGSADARRALFVAGDLARSRGARLVIVHAVGLTDVVEGRHVIAERHPAEISEQFDEWCRTVRSVGVDEWTPILRQGSPVDTMLGAAREHDAGLIVVGRHGSGQRPALLLGSTAHQVAERAECPVLIVPPVGRTTTPAD; from the coding sequence ATGAACGACCGGGTCGAACGTCCGATCGTCGTCGGCATCGACGGTTCCGCCGACGCCCGCCGAGCGCTGTTCGTCGCCGGCGACCTCGCCAGGTCTCGCGGCGCCCGGCTCGTCATCGTGCACGCCGTGGGACTGACCGATGTCGTCGAGGGACGGCACGTCATCGCCGAGCGCCACCCCGCCGAGATCTCCGAGCAGTTCGACGAGTGGTGTCGGACGGTGCGATCGGTGGGTGTCGACGAGTGGACGCCGATCCTCCGCCAGGGCAGTCCCGTCGACACGATGCTCGGCGCCGCTCGTGAGCACGACGCAGGACTGATCGTCGTGGGTCGTCACGGGTCGGGTCAACGGCCGGCGCTCCTGCTCGGCAGCACCGCCCACCAGGTCGCCGAACGGGCCGAGTGCCCCGTCTTGATCGTGCCGCCGGTCGGTCGCACGACCACACCGGCCGACTGA
- a CDS encoding dihydroorotate dehydrogenase-like protein produces the protein MTDLHTRYLGMPLRSPIVASAGPLTGDPGRIAELERAGAGAVVLPSLFEEQIEHDTNEIDRLYSLHQDSFGEATSMMPELDVDDVAADDRYLELIAAAKQAVDIPVIASLNGTHIGAWLRYARSIQEAGADAIELNLYSVAADPAVTSWTLESEHSELVSVVASEVTIPVAVKISPYYSSLSAFVVGLEQVGAAGVVMFNRFYLPDLDLDSLDLAPKISLSSPDELLLPLRWTGILRDHLTMSIAASTGVHRGEDVAKVVLAGADVAMTTSALLRNGPQHLTVMEEQLVDWMERHEYESVEQMRGAVSREAAADPSAYERANYIGNLATYTSSFLHAHPLVLHDA, from the coding sequence ATGACCGACCTCCACACCCGGTACCTGGGTATGCCGCTTCGAAGCCCGATCGTGGCGTCGGCCGGTCCGTTGACCGGTGACCCCGGACGGATCGCCGAACTCGAACGTGCCGGTGCCGGTGCCGTCGTGCTGCCGTCGCTGTTCGAGGAACAGATCGAGCACGACACCAACGAGATCGACCGCCTGTACTCGCTCCACCAGGACAGCTTCGGCGAGGCGACCTCGATGATGCCGGAGCTCGACGTCGACGACGTCGCCGCCGACGACCGTTACCTCGAGCTGATCGCAGCAGCCAAACAGGCCGTCGACATCCCGGTGATCGCCAGCCTGAACGGCACGCACATCGGCGCATGGCTCCGCTACGCCCGATCGATCCAGGAGGCGGGCGCCGACGCGATCGAACTCAATCTCTACTCCGTGGCCGCCGACCCCGCCGTCACCAGTTGGACGCTCGAGAGCGAACACTCGGAACTCGTCTCCGTGGTCGCGAGCGAGGTCACGATCCCGGTCGCGGTGAAGATCTCCCCGTACTACTCGTCGCTGTCGGCGTTCGTGGTCGGGCTCGAGCAGGTCGGCGCGGCCGGCGTGGTCATGTTCAACCGGTTCTATCTGCCGGACCTCGATCTCGACTCGCTCGACCTCGCACCGAAGATCTCGCTCAGCTCACCCGACGAACTGCTGCTCCCACTGCGGTGGACCGGCATCCTGCGCGACCATCTGACGATGTCGATCGCGGCGTCGACGGGGGTCCACCGGGGTGAGGACGTCGCCAAGGTGGTGCTCGCCGGAGCGGACGTCGCGATGACGACCTCGGCCCTGCTCCGCAACGGCCCGCAGCATCTGACGGTGATGGAGGAGCAGCTCGTCGACTGGATGGAACGGCACGAGTACGAGTCGGTCGAGCAGATGCGCGGTGCGGTCAGCCGCGAGGCGGCAGCCGATCCCTCCGCGTACGAACGTGCGAACTACATCGGCAACCTGGCGACGTACACGAGTTCGTTCCTGCACGCTCACCCACTCGTGTTGCACGACGCCTGA